Sequence from the Malaciobacter pacificus genome:
GTCTCCTTACTATAGTATTTAATATCAGCATAAAGTTTTAAAAATTCATAATTTTTAAAACTTGTTATTTCATTTTCTAGTGATTTTCTTTTTGAACTTTCCAAAGGATATATTTTTTTAAACTCTTTATTTAAAATAATTTCTTTATTTTGTAATTTATAGATTTTAGAAAATGTATTTTCTATCTTTTTCTCATTATTAAATAAAATATTTAAATTTTTTTGAATCAATTCTTTTTGATGAATATCTTTTATAAATAAATCTATAAAATCATTTTCTGTATTTTTTGTTAAAAACTCTTCTATTTTTTCAAAATTTAATTCATAATTGATAAATCTTTCTTTATTAAGTTCAAGAATTGAAACATCTTTTAAATTCGAACTGTCTTTTAATAACTCATGCATACTTTCTTGCATAAATATTAAGCTGCTAATTGATTTACTAATCTCATTATTCTCTTTTATTTGGAAAATCATTATAGTATTTATTAATCCAATCATAAAAATAACTAAACTTATAATTACAAAACTAACTTTTACAATACTTTTAATACACATAATTAATTTACCTAATTCCTAAAATAATTTTAGTATAACATATTTGATTGATAATTTATATAGAGATTAAAATAAATAAATATTAAAAGTTTTCCAATAATGGAAAACTTTTAATAAAATGTATCTTTAAATAAGTTTGTAGACCAACTAAACATATCTTTATAATTTGTACTACTAGCACTTCCCGCTGTTGGATAACCTGCTCCACTAACAGGTTTCATATCTTTTGTAGTTGAATCATATTCATAAACAACAGTTAACCATGAAGCTTGAGTAGTTGAGATTGGACTATAACAAGCAGAGTTTGTTTTTGGATTAGCATATAGTGCAACATTATTTATCTTTCTAAGTATCGCATCTGCACAAACTTTTGCTTCAGCATTTCCTATATGCCCTGCTTTTGGTTGAGATGTTCCTTGAGAATCCCCTATAATATAAATTCCACTTGTAATAGTTGATTCATAGCTAATTGCATCAACGCTTGCCCAATTTCCACTATTTAATCCTGCATCAAATATCAAAGAAGCTGCTTTTTGATTTGGAATGATATTTAATACTTTTGCAGTTTTTGTGATACCACTATTTAATAAAGTATCATAGGTTACAGTTTTTGTATCGCTATTTACAGCTGTTACTGTTGCATTTGGAATATAATCAACTCCATAAGATGTAAAGGCACTTCCAAAAGTATCTTTTTCAACTATAATATCTGCATTTGCATCTAAAACTGTTACTTTAGAGTTTAAGTATCCTTTTACATTTTTTAAATAATGCGCAACTACACAAGCTCTTTCATAAGGTCCAGGAGGACATCTATATGGAGATTTTGGAATAGACATTACAAATTCATCACCATCAACCATAGTATCAATTTGTTGTTTTAAAAGTGTTGTTTGAGTCCCAGCAATCCAACCATGTGGAACTTTTGTAAAATCATGACCAGAAACTGGACTAAAATCAATTCCTGGAGCTAAGACTAAATAATCATAACTTAAAGTTGAACTATCATCTAAAATTAAAGATTTATTATCTTTATCAATAGTTACTAACTTTTTATGTACCATATTTATTTGATATGTATTGGCATGATTTTGATATCCAAATGTAATATCACCAATTACTTTTTGACTATTTAAAACTAAGTTACTTAATATTGGTGAAACGTAATTGGCATTCTCTTCAATAACTGTAACATCAATACTACTTCCACCCCATAGTTTTAAATATTTTGCACAAGTTGCTCCTGCAAAACCTCCACCAACAACTACAATACTAGGATTAGTTGCAGCTTTTAATAAACTAGGAGTTAGAACAAATGATGCTGTACTAAAACCTAAAAACTTTAAAAAATCTCTTCTATTAATTGTACTTTTCATCATTTACTCCTATTGATTATTTAGCCAGTTTTCTATGGCAATTATTTCGCTTGATGTATAACCTTTAGCTTGTGCATTCATAATTGGGTCATCATCATAAATTTCATGTGTTAGATTATCTTCACCTTTAATTGAGTCAAAACTAGAACTTGAAACTCCATTAGTACCATGACATTGAGCACACTGGCTTCCTAATAATCTTCCATCATTTACAGTAAATGAAGTTGGTAAAGTTACAGTTGTAGATGTGTTTTCATTAGATGAATTATCATCTGAGTCATTTTCATTATCATCGTCATCATCATGAGAGCTATCCTCAGTAGAATCAGAAATTCCATCTCCATCATCATCGTCATCATCACTATCTTTGATACCATCATTATCATCATCATTGTCATAGATATCATCAATACCATCATGATCATGATCTGAAATATCCTCATCTACATCTTTGATACCATCATTGTCATCATCATCGTCATGTTTATTTGTTTTTC
This genomic interval carries:
- a CDS encoding FAD-dependent oxidoreductase, giving the protein MKSTINRRDFLKFLGFSTASFVLTPSLLKAATNPSIVVVGGGFAGATCAKYLKLWGGSSIDVTVIEENANYVSPILSNLVLNSQKVIGDITFGYQNHANTYQINMVHKKLVTIDKDNKSLILDDSSTLSYDYLVLAPGIDFSPVSGHDFTKVPHGWIAGTQTTLLKQQIDTMVDGDEFVMSIPKSPYRCPPGPYERACVVAHYLKNVKGYLNSKVTVLDANADIIVEKDTFGSAFTSYGVDYIPNATVTAVNSDTKTVTYDTLLNSGITKTAKVLNIIPNQKAASLIFDAGLNSGNWASVDAISYESTITSGIYIIGDSQGTSQPKAGHIGNAEAKVCADAILRKINNVALYANPKTNSACYSPISTTQASWLTVVYEYDSTTKDMKPVSGAGYPTAGSASSTNYKDMFSWSTNLFKDTFY